The following proteins are co-located in the Echinicola sp. 20G genome:
- a CDS encoding SulP family inorganic anion transporter: MTQMFFNLFRPKESSLKDEVLSGLTVALALVPEAVAFSLIAQVSPLIGLYTAFFIGLITAILGGRPGMISGATGAIAVVVVALVVSHGVEYLFASVILMGAIQILVGVLKLGKLIRLVPHPVMYGFVNGLAVIIFTSQFEQFKIQTSPGVKEWITGPPLFIMLGLVVLTMVIIKFLPKVTKVIPSALAAILVISAIVILGGVDTRTVGDMASISGGLPEFHLPMVPLNWDTFMTVLPYSAIMAGVGLIESLLTLTLVDEITETRGNGNKECIAQGVANVTTGFFGGMGGCAMIGQSLINVNAGGRNRISGIVAACGLLTFILFFSSYIEMIPMAALVGLMFMVAIGTFEWASLKIFKKVPFTDVLVMIVVTLVTIFLHNLALAVLVGVIISALVFAWENSKMIRARKTVDEKGVKHYEIYGPLFFASALTFGEKFDPTNDPEEIIIDFAESRIIDHSGIDAVHKVTERYNKVGKTVYIRHLSTSSKSLLEKAEKIINVNYADDDPSYRIVMD, encoded by the coding sequence ATGACACAAATGTTCTTTAACCTATTTCGTCCAAAGGAGTCAAGCCTCAAGGATGAAGTACTTTCTGGATTAACTGTAGCCTTGGCCTTGGTGCCGGAAGCAGTAGCTTTTTCATTGATTGCTCAAGTATCACCCTTAATAGGCCTTTACACTGCCTTTTTTATTGGTTTAATCACGGCTATTCTTGGTGGTAGACCGGGCATGATATCTGGTGCTACTGGAGCAATAGCGGTTGTAGTGGTAGCGCTAGTGGTCAGCCACGGTGTAGAATACCTCTTTGCTTCGGTAATTCTGATGGGCGCAATACAAATCCTTGTAGGCGTTCTTAAGCTTGGAAAGCTGATCCGACTAGTACCTCATCCAGTTATGTATGGGTTTGTCAATGGGCTAGCAGTGATCATCTTCACCTCACAATTTGAACAATTTAAAATCCAGACAAGTCCTGGCGTGAAGGAGTGGATCACCGGACCTCCTTTGTTCATCATGCTGGGCTTGGTGGTACTAACCATGGTGATCATCAAGTTTCTTCCTAAAGTCACTAAAGTCATCCCTTCTGCTTTGGCTGCTATTTTAGTAATTTCTGCCATTGTCATCCTTGGCGGAGTAGATACCCGAACCGTGGGCGATATGGCCTCGATCTCAGGTGGACTTCCTGAGTTCCATCTGCCTATGGTTCCTCTAAATTGGGACACTTTTATGACCGTCTTGCCTTATTCCGCCATTATGGCCGGTGTTGGTTTGATTGAAAGTCTTTTGACCCTAACCTTGGTAGATGAAATCACCGAGACACGCGGTAATGGAAATAAAGAATGCATCGCCCAAGGTGTGGCCAATGTTACCACAGGCTTCTTTGGAGGCATGGGTGGTTGTGCCATGATCGGTCAGAGTTTGATCAATGTCAACGCCGGTGGTAGAAACAGAATATCAGGTATCGTCGCAGCCTGTGGCTTGTTGACCTTTATCCTTTTCTTTTCTTCTTATATTGAAATGATTCCGATGGCCGCTTTGGTAGGCTTGATGTTTATGGTGGCCATTGGCACCTTTGAGTGGGCATCGCTGAAGATTTTCAAGAAGGTACCTTTTACGGATGTTTTGGTGATGATTGTCGTAACCTTGGTTACTATCTTCTTGCATAACCTGGCTTTGGCAGTTTTAGTCGGGGTAATTATTTCCGCTTTGGTATTTGCATGGGAAAACTCCAAAATGATCCGAGCAAGGAAGACGGTAGATGAAAAAGGCGTCAAGCACTATGAAATTTATGGACCATTGTTCTTTGCGTCTGCCTTGACCTTTGGGGAAAAATTTGACCCGACCAATGATCCCGAAGAAATCATTATTGATTTTGCAGAAAGCAGAATCATCGATCACTCTGGCATAGATGCTGTTCATAAGGTCACCGAAAGGTACAATAAGGTAGGTAAAACGGTCTATATCCGTCACCTCAGCACCAGCTCTAAAAGCTTACTGGAAAAAGCCGAAAAAATCATCAACGTAAATTATGCCGATGATGATCCAAGTTATAGAATTGTAATGGACTAA